Genomic segment of Neofelis nebulosa isolate mNeoNeb1 chromosome 17, mNeoNeb1.pri, whole genome shotgun sequence:
ggggcagagaggagcagCCACTCTCTTGTCCCCCCACCGTGGCCTCAGCATCCCCTGTCCTCCGCCCAGAGTGATCGGGGCGAGTACCGCACCGAAGATGGGCTGGTGAAGGGACACGCGTATTCAGTCACGGGCACATACAAGGTGAGTATCCCCCGTGAACGGGCTACAGGGGTGCCTCGGCGCCACCGCCCACGGATGATGCCGTCCTCAGGTGTCCCTGGGCTTCACCAAggtgcggctgctgcggctgcggAACCCATGGGGCCGCGTGGAGTGGACCGGGGCCTGGAGCGACAGGTGGGATGGatctggggtgggtgggggggctcGGACCCGCccgccctcccctcaccccccagtcTCCCTAGCTGCCCACGCTGGGACGCGCTCCCCGCCGAGTGCCGAGACGCCCTGCTGGTCAAAAAGGAGGATGGCGAGTTCTGGTgaggagcccagcccagccctgcctctggacCAGCGCCAGGCCCACGGGGCTCAGGGAGGGGGCGAAGCCTGCTCGAAGGGACATGGGACTCGTTCACGGGGACGAGTCTTAACAGCTACAAACTGTCCATATGGTGGTAACTTCGGGGTTGGGTTCTATCTGGGGGAGTCGAGGAAGAATTCGCAGTAATATTAGGGGAACTGGGAAGAGCAGTAATCTCTGGAGGGCTGAAGGGGGCTGGCTAACATTTAGGGCCATTGTAGGAGGCTTGCTGGTGTCGGGGGCATTTGAAGGGGCTTAAGGATACCAGCTGCTGAGAGCCCGAGGGTCTTGATGTTTGGGGGCTGAAGGCAGTTTGGCAATATTGGGGAGGAGTGTATGGAGCTTGGTTGTCTGTGGGGCATTGCCGGGGACTTGGAGAGATCCGGGGGAGCTGGGGGGCTCAGCGATCTGGGGTCCCTTCCGGAGACACGGTACCATCTGGTGGACTGATGGGTACTTGGCGATGTTTGAGGAATCGGGGAGGGttgtggttggggggggggggtcatcctGGGGTCTTTGGCAGACGGGGGCCCCGGGGAGGTGGCGGCTGGGGAGGACCTGAGCGCTGGCCACCCGGCAGGATGGGGCTGGAGGACTTCGTCCGATGCTTCAACACCGTCCAGGTCTGCTCGCTGAGCCCCGAGGTGCTGGGCCCGAGCCCAGCGGGGGGTGGCTGGCACATCCACACTTTCCAAGGCCGCTGGGTGCGGGGCTTCAACTCTGGCGGGAGCCAGCCTGGCAACGGTGAGGCCTGGAGGGCGCCCCAAGAAGCGagcaagggggggtggggagggctgtggCAGGCCGGgtgaccccctctctctcccgTCCGCTAGAGACCTTCTGGACCAACCCCCAGTTCCGACTGACGCTGCTGGAGCCCGATGAGGAAGAGGACGATGATGAGGAGGGGCcctgggggggctggggggcggcgGGAGCGTGGGGCCCTGCGAGGGGTGGCCGCATCCCCAAGTGCACCGTCCTTCTGTCACTCATCCAGCGCAACCGCAGGCGCCTGAGGGCCCAGGGCCTCACTTACCTCACCGTGGGTTTCCACGTGTTCCAGGTGGGACCCCAAGGCTTAGCGGAAGCAGCAGGGGACAGGCGTGGAGGGGCTGGGAAGGCCGAAGGGGTGGAGGTCAGAGACAGGACAGAGCCgagggcatgggggtggggggtggggaacgaGGGGCAGGGAAGGTCGCGGAGGGCGCAGACAGGAGCCGGGTCCAGCGGGGGTCGCGGATGGGCTGGCCGGGACAGGGACTGAGGGGCAGGGGCGTGATGATGGGGGaatgggaagaagagggaggtgtGGGGGGCTCTGACTCGTCCCGTTCTTCCTCCTTACAGATCCCCGAGGAGGTGGGTCGCGGCGGGGACCCCCAGATCCCGGCCCCGGGGGCTCGGGCACCCGGCGCCAGGGCGGCGGGCGGACAGCGTGACCGCGGGCGGCCCGGGTCACGGTCACGATCGCGCCGCGTTGGCCCCGCAGCTGCTGGGCCTGTGGGACTCCCCGCGCAGCCGCGCGCTCCTGTCCGGCCTGCTGCGCGCCGACCGCTCGCCCTTCTGCGCCCGCCGCGACGTGAGCCGCCGCTGCCGCCTGCGCCCCGGCCACTACCTGGTGGTGCCCAGCGCCGCCCGCGCCGGCGACGAGGCCGACTTCACGCTGCGCGTCTTCTCCGAGCGCCGCCACACCGCCGTGTGAGCCGGGGCACCCGGACCCGCCCTCGGGAGCCCCAGGGCCCCGCTTCCCGGGACCCCCGCGGGGATCTGCCCGGGGCCCCAgacgcgggggtggggggggggggtggggggggagcgtcccctcccccacttcccttgTGTCATTTGCAGGGAGATCGATGACGTCATCAGCGCCGACCTGCACGCCCTCCTGGTGAGGGGCTGCAGGGGATGGGCACTGCGGGGCAGGACCGGGTGGGGGTCCTCTGGGCCGGCACTAAACTCCacgccacccccaccctgccccacaggTCCCCTACGTTCCCCTGGAGCTGGGGCTGGAGCAGCTATTTCAGGAGCTGGCGGGAGAGGTGAGGATGGGGGAACCGGGTGGAGGGGGTCCACCCCTCCCCTTGGacaccgaccccccccccccccccgggtgtcTCATTTTGCTTTAGTTTCTCCGTCCCTCTGTGCTTAAATCTCCTTTCTGCTCTCAAAATGCTCACAGCTcttccctgcctcagggcctttgctcagtCTGTGTACCTTTGCCTGGATGGCCCTCTCTCCCTTCACACCCCCTGCCCCGGCTAAAGTCTCATCTTTCTAACGTGCCCTTCTCTGCAAGCTCTCCCACACTCTCCCCCCCAGGGGCTGGTCAACTGCAGGCCTGCTGTGGACTCCAGGGGCCCAGTGCTTCTCCACTGCAGCCCTGTCTGCTCTGGGGACAGGTCTCTAGCTCTCCCTGGACCATGAGCTCTCTGTCACTGCGGTGTCCCCAGCACCAGCCAGCATGCTAATTTGGTCAGCCCCCAGCTGTGCTGTGTTGTGAGGCCTGAGTGAATGGCctcacaccttctctctccttGAGCAGGAGGAAGCACTCAGCGCCCCTCAGCTCCAGACCTTATTAAGCATCGCCCTGGAGCCTGGTGAGTTGGGGACCGGGGTGGACCCcacggacccccccccccatatgtgTTAATTCATGATGCTGCTGGGAGTCAGGTCATGGGAGCCCTGGACTCCGCCTGACAGCGTCTTCCCACGTGTGGGGCCTGTGGCAGGACTGAGGCCACCCCACTCAAAAGGACCCCCTTTCTCTAAGGGAGGCAGGGGGCGTAGCTGCCACGAGGGGACTTGGAATCCCCTTGCCTGGGTTCACATGTCGGCTCTGCCAGTTCCCGGCGGTCACttggctctctgagcctcagttgctgGCGTGAGGACAGCCGTAGGGGATAGCGGCAGTCCCCAGCACTCGTGATGACGGCCAGCTCACAGGAAGTACTCGGCTTTGTTTGTTTCCTGCAGCCAGGTCCCACGCCCGGACCCCTCGAGAGATTGGGCTCAGGACCTGTGAGCAGCTGCTGCGGTGTTTTGGGGTATATGAGGGGGGCAGTGCCTGGACAGGGAGGATGGGCATGCTGGGGCCCGTGTCCCCCTTCTGGGGACAATGACTTTAACCAGATGCCCCATCCCCAGAACGGGCGAAGCCTCACCCTGCACCACTTCCAGCAGCTCTGGGGCCATCTCCTGGAGTGGCAGGTaagggggggggttgggggttggggagcCACCTCCTCCCGGAAGGTAAGGCACTTTTACTAACGAGGACATAGGTCTCCTGTGGGCTCGCGGGGCCCCAGGGGAGGAGAAAGTGGACCACGTCATACCAACGTGGAGGGACGACTTGGAGGGATCTGGCCTTGTCCCACTGCCCTTCTGTGGTCCCTCCAGGGGCACTAAGTGGCTCAGGGGTGCAAAACACAGGCTCTGGTCCTGGTTTGAAATCCCGGCTCCCAGGTCGGCCCCCCTCTGGCcttgtgaccttaggcaagtcacctCCCCTCCAGGGGCCTTTGTCTACCAGCGGGAGGTGTGAATTCCCGCCTCTCCGGCCTCCCTGTGCCGAGCCCTCTCGAAGCCCCTGGTGGGTGGAATCCCCACGTGTCCGGCTGTTACTagtattcccatttcacagactgGGCCACCGGCTCAAAGTGGTAGACCTGCTTGCCCAGGGCCCGAAGCCAGAAAGAAAGGGAGCTGGGTGGGAACCCAGGCTGACTGGCCTCCAAGGTCCCCTT
This window contains:
- the CAPN12 gene encoding calpain-12, translated to MACGSRRVTIQLVDEEAGPGTRGPKPFRGQRYEAIRAACLDEGILFCDPYFPAGPDALGYDELGPDSEKAKGVEWLRPHEFCAEPQFICEDMSRTDVCQGRLGNCWFLAAAASLTLYPRLLCRVVPPGQGFQGGYAGVFHFQLWQFGRWVDVVVDDRLPVRDGKLIFVRSDQRNEFWAPLLEKAYAKLHGSYEVMRGGHMNEAFVDFTGGVGEVLYLRRDTPGLFSALRHALAKESLVGATALSDRGEYRTEDGLVKGHAYSVTGTYKVSLGFTKVRLLRLRNPWGRVEWTGAWSDSCPRWDALPAECRDALLVKKEDGEFWMGLEDFVRCFNTVQVCSLSPEVLGPSPAGGGWHIHTFQGRWVRGFNSGGSQPGNETFWTNPQFRLTLLEPDEEEDDDEEGPWGGWGAAGAWGPARGGRIPKCTVLLSLIQRNRRRLRAQGLTYLTVGFHVFQIPEELLGLWDSPRSRALLSGLLRADRSPFCARRDVSRRCRLRPGHYLVVPSAARAGDEADFTLRVFSERRHTAVEIDDVISADLHALLVPYVPLELGLEQLFQELAGEEEALSAPQLQTLLSIALEPARSHARTPREIGLRTCEQLLRCFGNGRSLTLHHFQQLWGHLLEWQATFDKFDEDASGTMNSYELRLALNAAGFHLNNQLTQALTSRYRDSRLQVDFERFVSCAAQLTCVFRHCSRQLEGGEGVVCLTRRQWMEVATFS